One Panicum virgatum strain AP13 chromosome 9K, P.virgatum_v5, whole genome shotgun sequence genomic region harbors:
- the LOC120651171 gene encoding uncharacterized protein LOC120651171 isoform X5 — MEKKSFSSNLKLGKFRTLLKNLTKDQKDLVKFCGFGSILDFDCSEAPRSVSFWLAKNFDVPTRTVNLQNGSSFILNPFTVHQILGTPLGGRRVPTRASKAVKDIIGSDTGTAMVAPTVDQLFSLLNRELVGDKFVRIFMLIALAIFLCPTSYGSASSHYYSGIASVEDIPKYDWSSFVLDWLATSIQKFQESAAKGNAIGKDRTSSLGGCLFVLAVTYFEYIRTSEILLRDDIPRLKIWDDYMIQEFLALDGNSGDGRAFGLLELKDTRESPFLAASISSASFSRLPAQVEDFILRLSPDDAHHKVFFLALQSFFLYFCTPTSNILVYKPSQQVRKDLSDMCRSFYKDLMGSALAAIQPVIIKQMCKMAQVMFDELTMNSARGISADTNTSTQGQTTVSMKCARIQNQSGVKARSPHTTLDTNRAQHADVEKSPNGRSVLNASNVNTRSPSTIQCAQHFRYNDPQSSSRLNVHGAANETCDHEQTIHNEGNILHQGSQNVNPDSNPIFSRDDRDDFISKGDSTPEKDLTAPGNKSDTPNDLVGMTPNIASNPQVDHPGSCEVQFSPSLNCQMEGDLNNNSKGTPVCDVEPDSRLYTDRVVPDSFERSCNVVRKTATQLLSIANDRGDKTSANNGPKKNRRLGMQFHNDTAPKLVLASTISDIEISSEDNSPTKVSTGKKCVPVSSPVVSDRNLSSNSEEDEEDSVQIILSDKFTRRRAIKLPRSLASPSVCLDIPRQKITVSKFESDLYYMSTKRIGKKVKSKTIACISRFHVDHRTFWDSMRSRCRVGTFTMNVFYEACNSDYRDNPNMKPSKCFLTSDAIDILKSKKSTVCEAVEILSPEITRFSMRDFNMVMIPVCHSGHWWLIVANLRDHRFDILNSCEMNSTSCIITSLIVSIFFFLFCLFSFNIFCAFFLFMPIDSLGALTRGFFFHFLFCCFNTMKCDKFRKAYDTMFKNSDIINKNTFPVRVQQAPQQTTTHDCGIFVMKFLQTWDDRKLQNISQAFET, encoded by the exons ATGGAGAAGAag AGTTTTAGCAGTAATCTGAAGCTTGGTAAGTTCAGAACTTTGCTGAAGAATTTAACCAAGGACCAAAAAGATCTTGTCAAGTTCTGTGGGTTTGGAAgcatccttgattttgattgctCTGAAGCTCCAAGATCTGTATCGTTTTGGCTAGCAAAGAATTTTGATGTGCCAACGAGGACAGTTAACTTGCAAAATGGTTCAAGCTTCATTTTGAATCCTTTCACAGTACATCAAATCCTCGGCACCCCCCTTGGTGGTCGAAGGGTCCCTACCAGAGCCAGCAAGGCAGTTAAGGACATCATAGGGAGCGACACTGGGACCGCCATGGTTGCACCGACAGTTGATCAGTTGTTCAGTTTGCTAAACAGGGAGCTAGTGGGAGACAAATTTGTTCGTATCTTTATGCTGATTGCACTTGCCATCTTCCTATGCCCCACTAGCTATGGAAGTGCAAGTTCCCATTATTATTCAGGGATTGCATCTGTGGAGGACATACCAAAATATGACTGGTCTTCATTTGTGCTTGATTGGTTGGCCACAAGCATTCAAAAATTCCAAGAATCAGCAGCCAAGGGGAATGCAATTGGCAAGGACAGGACCTCATCACTTGGTGGCTGCCTCTTTGTTCTTGCG GTCACGTATTTTGAGTACATTAGGACATCAGAGATTTTGTTACGTGATGATATCCCTCGGCTCAAAATATGGGATGACTACATGATTCAAGAATTCCTTGCACTGGATGGTAACAGTGGTGATGGACGAGCTTTTGGCTTGCTTGAG CTGAAGGACACCAGGGAGTCCCCATTCCTTGCTGCATCAATTTCTTCTGCTAGTTTCTCAAGGCTCCCAGCCCAAGTTGAAGACTTCATACTGCGTCTCTCCCCAGATGATGCCCATCACAAAGTATTTTTTTTAGCACTACAATctttttttctctatttttgtaCGCCCACCTCTAATATTTTGGTGTACAAACCTTCTCAACAGGTTAGAAAAGACTTATCCGACATGTGCAGAAGTTTCTACAAGGATCTGATGGGGTCAGCCCTTGCTGCAATCCAACCTGTTATCATAAAGCAAATGTGCAAGATGGCACAAGTTATGTTCGACGAGCTGACGATGAACAGTGCAAGAGGGATATCGGCTGATACCAACACATCTACACAAGGGCAAACAACAGTTTCAATGAAATGTGCGAGAATTCAGAATCAAAGTGGAGTAAAAGCAAGGTCTCCTCATACAACTTTGGATACAAACAGAGCTCAACATGCTGATGTAGAGAAGTCTCCAAATGGCAGGAGTGTACTTAATGCTAGTAATGTGAATACCAGATCCCCATCAACAATCCAATGTGCTCAACACTTCAGATACAATGATCCTCAGTCCAGCAGTAGGCTGAATGTTCATGGTGCTGCTAATGAGACTTGCGATCATGAGCAGACTATTCACAACGAGGGAAACATCCTACATCAAGGCTCGCAAAACGTAAATCCAGATTCTAATCCCATTTTCAGCAGAGATGACAGAG ATGACTTCATTTCCAAGGGGGATTCTACTCCAGAAAAGGACCTCACAGCTCCTGGCAATAAAAGTGATACTCCAAATGATCTGGTTGGGATGACACCTAACATTGCCTCTAATCCTCAG GTTGATCACCCTGGCAGCTGTGAGGTTCAATTCTCACCCTCACTCAATTGTCAAATGGAAGGTGATCTGAATAACAACTCAAAAG GCACACCTGTTTGTGATGTTGAACCTGATAGTAGGCTATACACAGACCGGGTTGTACCTGATTCATTTGAGCGTTCTTGCAATGTGGTTAGGAAGACCGCAACACAACTGCTGTCTATTGCAAATGACAGGGGAGACAAGACATCAGCCAATAATGGCCCTAAGAAGAATCGCAGATTAGGCATGCAATTCCACAATGACACGGCACCAAAGCTTGTGCTAGCGTCAACCATCTCTGATATTGAGATATCCTCAGAAGATAATAGTCCAACAAAGGTCTCAACTGGCAAGAAATGCGTGCCTGTATCCAGTCCAGTGGTATCTGACAGAAACCTTAGTAGCAActcagaagaagatgaagaagataGTGTACAAATAATTCTATCTGACAAGTTCACAAGGAGACGTGCCATCAAGTTGCCAAGATCACTAGCATCACCTAGTGTTTGTTTGGATATTCCACGGCAGAAGATCACAGTGTCCAAATTTGAGAGTGACCTTTACTACATGTCAACTAAACGCATTGGAAAAAAAGTCAAAAG CAAAACCATTGCCTGTATTAGTCGTTTTCATGTTGATCATCGTACATTTTGGGATTCAATGCGATCGAGGTGTCGAGTGGGCACATTCACAATGAATGTGTTCTATGAAGCATGCAATTCAGATTATAGAGACAACCCAAACATGAAGCCCTCCAAGTGTTTCCTAACGTCAGATGCCATT GACATCCTGAAATCAAAGAAGTCTACTGTGTGTGAAGCAGTTGAAATACTATCGCCTGAAATCACCAGGTTTTCTATGCGCGACTTCAACATG GTGATGATCCCTGTATGTCACAGCGGACATTGGTGGCTGATTGTTGCAAATCTTAGAGACCACCGCTTTGACATACTAAACTCATGTGAAATGAATTCAACTTCTTGCATAATCACATCACTAATAGTAagcatcttttttttccttttttgtcttttttcttttaacattttttgtgcatttttcctATTCATGCCAATAGATTCACTAGGAGCACTCACgcggggttttttttttcactttctTTTTTGCTGTTTCAACACCATGAAGTGTGATAAGTTTAGGAAAGCATATGATACAATGTTCAAGAATTCTGACATTATCAATAAAAATACATTCCCTGTACGTGTACAACAAGCACCTCAGCAAACAACAAC GCATGACTGCGGCATCTTTGTGATGAAGTTCCTTCAAACATGGGATGACAGGAAGTTACAAAACATCTCACAG GCATTCGAGACATGA
- the LOC120651171 gene encoding uncharacterized protein LOC120651171 isoform X3 produces MEKKSFSSNLKLGKFRTLLKNLTKDQKDLVKFCGFGSILDFDCSEAPRSVSFWLAKNFDVPTRTVNLQNGSSFILNPFTVHQILGTPLGGRRVPTRASKAVKDIIGSDTGTAMVAPTVDQLFSLLNRELVGDKFVRIFMLIALAIFLCPTSYGSASSHYYSGIASVEDIPKYDWSSFVLDWLATSIQKFQESAAKGNAIGKDRTSSLGGCLFVLAVTYFEYIRTSEILLRDDIPRLKIWDDYMIQEFLALDGNSGDGRAFGLLELKDTRESPFLAASISSASFSRLPAQVEDFILRLSPDDAHHKVFFLALQSFFLYFCTPTSNILVYKPSQQVRKDLSDMCRSFYKDLMGSALAAIQPVIIKQMCKMAQVMFDELTMNSARGISADTNTSTQGQTTVSMKCARIQNQSGVKARSPHTTLDTNRAQHADVEKSPNGRSVLNASNVNTRSPSTIQCAQHFRYNDPQSSSRLNVHGAANETCDHEQTIHNEGNILHQGSQNVNPDSNPIFSRDDRDDFISKGDSTPEKDLTAPGNKSDTPNDLVGMTPNIASNPQVDHPGSCEVQFSPSLNCQMEGDLNNNSKGTPVCDVEPDSRLYTDRVVPDSFERSCNVVRKTATQLLSIANDRGDKTSANNGPKKNRRLGMQFHNDTAPKLVLASTISDIEISSEDNSPTKVSTGKKCVPVSSPVVSDRNLSSNSEEDEEDSVQIILSDKFTRRRAIKLPRSLASPSVCLDIPRQKITVSKFESDLYYMSTKRIGKKVKSKTIACISRFHVDHRTFWDSMRSRCRVGTFTMNVFYEACNSDYRDNPNMKPSKCFLTSDAIDILKSKKSTVCEAVEILSPEITRFSMRDFNMVMIPVCHSGHWWLIVANLRDHRFDILNSCEMNSTSCIITSLIVSIFFFLFCLFSFNIFCAFFLFMPIDSLGALTRGFFFHFLFCCFNTMKCDKFRKAYDTMFKNSDIINKNTFPVRVQQAPQQTTTHDCGIFVMKFLQTWDDRKLQNISQSVETSCANTPPDMFN; encoded by the exons ATGGAGAAGAag AGTTTTAGCAGTAATCTGAAGCTTGGTAAGTTCAGAACTTTGCTGAAGAATTTAACCAAGGACCAAAAAGATCTTGTCAAGTTCTGTGGGTTTGGAAgcatccttgattttgattgctCTGAAGCTCCAAGATCTGTATCGTTTTGGCTAGCAAAGAATTTTGATGTGCCAACGAGGACAGTTAACTTGCAAAATGGTTCAAGCTTCATTTTGAATCCTTTCACAGTACATCAAATCCTCGGCACCCCCCTTGGTGGTCGAAGGGTCCCTACCAGAGCCAGCAAGGCAGTTAAGGACATCATAGGGAGCGACACTGGGACCGCCATGGTTGCACCGACAGTTGATCAGTTGTTCAGTTTGCTAAACAGGGAGCTAGTGGGAGACAAATTTGTTCGTATCTTTATGCTGATTGCACTTGCCATCTTCCTATGCCCCACTAGCTATGGAAGTGCAAGTTCCCATTATTATTCAGGGATTGCATCTGTGGAGGACATACCAAAATATGACTGGTCTTCATTTGTGCTTGATTGGTTGGCCACAAGCATTCAAAAATTCCAAGAATCAGCAGCCAAGGGGAATGCAATTGGCAAGGACAGGACCTCATCACTTGGTGGCTGCCTCTTTGTTCTTGCG GTCACGTATTTTGAGTACATTAGGACATCAGAGATTTTGTTACGTGATGATATCCCTCGGCTCAAAATATGGGATGACTACATGATTCAAGAATTCCTTGCACTGGATGGTAACAGTGGTGATGGACGAGCTTTTGGCTTGCTTGAG CTGAAGGACACCAGGGAGTCCCCATTCCTTGCTGCATCAATTTCTTCTGCTAGTTTCTCAAGGCTCCCAGCCCAAGTTGAAGACTTCATACTGCGTCTCTCCCCAGATGATGCCCATCACAAAGTATTTTTTTTAGCACTACAATctttttttctctatttttgtaCGCCCACCTCTAATATTTTGGTGTACAAACCTTCTCAACAGGTTAGAAAAGACTTATCCGACATGTGCAGAAGTTTCTACAAGGATCTGATGGGGTCAGCCCTTGCTGCAATCCAACCTGTTATCATAAAGCAAATGTGCAAGATGGCACAAGTTATGTTCGACGAGCTGACGATGAACAGTGCAAGAGGGATATCGGCTGATACCAACACATCTACACAAGGGCAAACAACAGTTTCAATGAAATGTGCGAGAATTCAGAATCAAAGTGGAGTAAAAGCAAGGTCTCCTCATACAACTTTGGATACAAACAGAGCTCAACATGCTGATGTAGAGAAGTCTCCAAATGGCAGGAGTGTACTTAATGCTAGTAATGTGAATACCAGATCCCCATCAACAATCCAATGTGCTCAACACTTCAGATACAATGATCCTCAGTCCAGCAGTAGGCTGAATGTTCATGGTGCTGCTAATGAGACTTGCGATCATGAGCAGACTATTCACAACGAGGGAAACATCCTACATCAAGGCTCGCAAAACGTAAATCCAGATTCTAATCCCATTTTCAGCAGAGATGACAGAG ATGACTTCATTTCCAAGGGGGATTCTACTCCAGAAAAGGACCTCACAGCTCCTGGCAATAAAAGTGATACTCCAAATGATCTGGTTGGGATGACACCTAACATTGCCTCTAATCCTCAG GTTGATCACCCTGGCAGCTGTGAGGTTCAATTCTCACCCTCACTCAATTGTCAAATGGAAGGTGATCTGAATAACAACTCAAAAG GCACACCTGTTTGTGATGTTGAACCTGATAGTAGGCTATACACAGACCGGGTTGTACCTGATTCATTTGAGCGTTCTTGCAATGTGGTTAGGAAGACCGCAACACAACTGCTGTCTATTGCAAATGACAGGGGAGACAAGACATCAGCCAATAATGGCCCTAAGAAGAATCGCAGATTAGGCATGCAATTCCACAATGACACGGCACCAAAGCTTGTGCTAGCGTCAACCATCTCTGATATTGAGATATCCTCAGAAGATAATAGTCCAACAAAGGTCTCAACTGGCAAGAAATGCGTGCCTGTATCCAGTCCAGTGGTATCTGACAGAAACCTTAGTAGCAActcagaagaagatgaagaagataGTGTACAAATAATTCTATCTGACAAGTTCACAAGGAGACGTGCCATCAAGTTGCCAAGATCACTAGCATCACCTAGTGTTTGTTTGGATATTCCACGGCAGAAGATCACAGTGTCCAAATTTGAGAGTGACCTTTACTACATGTCAACTAAACGCATTGGAAAAAAAGTCAAAAG CAAAACCATTGCCTGTATTAGTCGTTTTCATGTTGATCATCGTACATTTTGGGATTCAATGCGATCGAGGTGTCGAGTGGGCACATTCACAATGAATGTGTTCTATGAAGCATGCAATTCAGATTATAGAGACAACCCAAACATGAAGCCCTCCAAGTGTTTCCTAACGTCAGATGCCATT GACATCCTGAAATCAAAGAAGTCTACTGTGTGTGAAGCAGTTGAAATACTATCGCCTGAAATCACCAGGTTTTCTATGCGCGACTTCAACATG GTGATGATCCCTGTATGTCACAGCGGACATTGGTGGCTGATTGTTGCAAATCTTAGAGACCACCGCTTTGACATACTAAACTCATGTGAAATGAATTCAACTTCTTGCATAATCACATCACTAATAGTAagcatcttttttttccttttttgtcttttttcttttaacattttttgtgcatttttcctATTCATGCCAATAGATTCACTAGGAGCACTCACgcggggttttttttttcactttctTTTTTGCTGTTTCAACACCATGAAGTGTGATAAGTTTAGGAAAGCATATGATACAATGTTCAAGAATTCTGACATTATCAATAAAAATACATTCCCTGTACGTGTACAACAAGCACCTCAGCAAACAACAAC GCATGACTGCGGCATCTTTGTGATGAAGTTCCTTCAAACATGGGATGACAGGAAGTTACAAAACATCTCACAG TCTGTCGAAACTTCTTGTGCAAATACGCCGCCAGACATG TTCAATTGA
- the LOC120651171 gene encoding uncharacterized protein LOC120651171 isoform X6 codes for MEKKSFSSNLKLGKFRTLLKNLTKDQKDLVKFCGFGSILDFDCSEAPRSVSFWLAKNFDVPTRTVNLQNGSSFILNPFTVHQILGTPLGGRRVPTRASKAVKDIIGSDTGTAMVAPTVDQLFSLLNRELVGDKFVRIFMLIALAIFLCPTSYGSASSHYYSGIASVEDIPKYDWSSFVLDWLATSIQKFQESAAKGNAIGKDRTSSLGGCLFVLAVTYFEYIRTSEILLRDDIPRLKIWDDYMIQEFLALDGNSGDGRAFGLLELKDTRESPFLAASISSASFSRLPAQVEDFILRLSPDDAHHKVFFLALQSFFLYFCTPTSNILVYKPSQQVRKDLSDMCRSFYKDLMGSALAAIQPVIIKQMCKMAQVMFDELTMNSARGISADTNTSTQGQTTVSMKCARIQNQSGVKARSPHTTLDTNRAQHADVEKSPNGRSVLNASNVNTRSPSTIQCAQHFRYNDPQSSSRLNVHGAANETCDHEQTIHNEGNILHQGSQNVNPDSNPIFSRDDRDDFISKGDSTPEKDLTAPGNKSDTPNDLVGMTPNIASNPQVDHPGSCEVQFSPSLNCQMEGDLNNNSKGTPVCDVEPDSRLYTDRVVPDSFERSCNVVRKTATQLLSIANDRGDKTSANNGPKKNRRLGMQFHNDTAPKLVLASTISDIEISSEDNSPTKVSTGKKCVPVSSPVVSDRNLSSNSEEDEEDSVQIILSDKFTRRRAIKLPRSLASPSVCLDIPRQKITVSKFESDLYYMSTKRIGKKVKSKTIACISRFHVDHRTFWDSMRSRCRVGTFTMNVFYEACNSDYRDNPNMKPSKCFLTSDAIDILKSKKSTVCEAVEILSPEITRFSMRDFNMVMIPVCHSGHWWLIVANLRDHRFDILNSCEMNSTSCIITSLIVSIFFFLFCLFSFNIFCAFFLFMPIDSLGALTRGFFFHFLFCCFNTMKCDKFRKAYDTMFKNSDIINKNTFPVRVQQAPQQTTTHDCGIFVMKFLQTWDDRKLQNISQFN; via the exons ATGGAGAAGAag AGTTTTAGCAGTAATCTGAAGCTTGGTAAGTTCAGAACTTTGCTGAAGAATTTAACCAAGGACCAAAAAGATCTTGTCAAGTTCTGTGGGTTTGGAAgcatccttgattttgattgctCTGAAGCTCCAAGATCTGTATCGTTTTGGCTAGCAAAGAATTTTGATGTGCCAACGAGGACAGTTAACTTGCAAAATGGTTCAAGCTTCATTTTGAATCCTTTCACAGTACATCAAATCCTCGGCACCCCCCTTGGTGGTCGAAGGGTCCCTACCAGAGCCAGCAAGGCAGTTAAGGACATCATAGGGAGCGACACTGGGACCGCCATGGTTGCACCGACAGTTGATCAGTTGTTCAGTTTGCTAAACAGGGAGCTAGTGGGAGACAAATTTGTTCGTATCTTTATGCTGATTGCACTTGCCATCTTCCTATGCCCCACTAGCTATGGAAGTGCAAGTTCCCATTATTATTCAGGGATTGCATCTGTGGAGGACATACCAAAATATGACTGGTCTTCATTTGTGCTTGATTGGTTGGCCACAAGCATTCAAAAATTCCAAGAATCAGCAGCCAAGGGGAATGCAATTGGCAAGGACAGGACCTCATCACTTGGTGGCTGCCTCTTTGTTCTTGCG GTCACGTATTTTGAGTACATTAGGACATCAGAGATTTTGTTACGTGATGATATCCCTCGGCTCAAAATATGGGATGACTACATGATTCAAGAATTCCTTGCACTGGATGGTAACAGTGGTGATGGACGAGCTTTTGGCTTGCTTGAG CTGAAGGACACCAGGGAGTCCCCATTCCTTGCTGCATCAATTTCTTCTGCTAGTTTCTCAAGGCTCCCAGCCCAAGTTGAAGACTTCATACTGCGTCTCTCCCCAGATGATGCCCATCACAAAGTATTTTTTTTAGCACTACAATctttttttctctatttttgtaCGCCCACCTCTAATATTTTGGTGTACAAACCTTCTCAACAGGTTAGAAAAGACTTATCCGACATGTGCAGAAGTTTCTACAAGGATCTGATGGGGTCAGCCCTTGCTGCAATCCAACCTGTTATCATAAAGCAAATGTGCAAGATGGCACAAGTTATGTTCGACGAGCTGACGATGAACAGTGCAAGAGGGATATCGGCTGATACCAACACATCTACACAAGGGCAAACAACAGTTTCAATGAAATGTGCGAGAATTCAGAATCAAAGTGGAGTAAAAGCAAGGTCTCCTCATACAACTTTGGATACAAACAGAGCTCAACATGCTGATGTAGAGAAGTCTCCAAATGGCAGGAGTGTACTTAATGCTAGTAATGTGAATACCAGATCCCCATCAACAATCCAATGTGCTCAACACTTCAGATACAATGATCCTCAGTCCAGCAGTAGGCTGAATGTTCATGGTGCTGCTAATGAGACTTGCGATCATGAGCAGACTATTCACAACGAGGGAAACATCCTACATCAAGGCTCGCAAAACGTAAATCCAGATTCTAATCCCATTTTCAGCAGAGATGACAGAG ATGACTTCATTTCCAAGGGGGATTCTACTCCAGAAAAGGACCTCACAGCTCCTGGCAATAAAAGTGATACTCCAAATGATCTGGTTGGGATGACACCTAACATTGCCTCTAATCCTCAG GTTGATCACCCTGGCAGCTGTGAGGTTCAATTCTCACCCTCACTCAATTGTCAAATGGAAGGTGATCTGAATAACAACTCAAAAG GCACACCTGTTTGTGATGTTGAACCTGATAGTAGGCTATACACAGACCGGGTTGTACCTGATTCATTTGAGCGTTCTTGCAATGTGGTTAGGAAGACCGCAACACAACTGCTGTCTATTGCAAATGACAGGGGAGACAAGACATCAGCCAATAATGGCCCTAAGAAGAATCGCAGATTAGGCATGCAATTCCACAATGACACGGCACCAAAGCTTGTGCTAGCGTCAACCATCTCTGATATTGAGATATCCTCAGAAGATAATAGTCCAACAAAGGTCTCAACTGGCAAGAAATGCGTGCCTGTATCCAGTCCAGTGGTATCTGACAGAAACCTTAGTAGCAActcagaagaagatgaagaagataGTGTACAAATAATTCTATCTGACAAGTTCACAAGGAGACGTGCCATCAAGTTGCCAAGATCACTAGCATCACCTAGTGTTTGTTTGGATATTCCACGGCAGAAGATCACAGTGTCCAAATTTGAGAGTGACCTTTACTACATGTCAACTAAACGCATTGGAAAAAAAGTCAAAAG CAAAACCATTGCCTGTATTAGTCGTTTTCATGTTGATCATCGTACATTTTGGGATTCAATGCGATCGAGGTGTCGAGTGGGCACATTCACAATGAATGTGTTCTATGAAGCATGCAATTCAGATTATAGAGACAACCCAAACATGAAGCCCTCCAAGTGTTTCCTAACGTCAGATGCCATT GACATCCTGAAATCAAAGAAGTCTACTGTGTGTGAAGCAGTTGAAATACTATCGCCTGAAATCACCAGGTTTTCTATGCGCGACTTCAACATG GTGATGATCCCTGTATGTCACAGCGGACATTGGTGGCTGATTGTTGCAAATCTTAGAGACCACCGCTTTGACATACTAAACTCATGTGAAATGAATTCAACTTCTTGCATAATCACATCACTAATAGTAagcatcttttttttccttttttgtcttttttcttttaacattttttgtgcatttttcctATTCATGCCAATAGATTCACTAGGAGCACTCACgcggggttttttttttcactttctTTTTTGCTGTTTCAACACCATGAAGTGTGATAAGTTTAGGAAAGCATATGATACAATGTTCAAGAATTCTGACATTATCAATAAAAATACATTCCCTGTACGTGTACAACAAGCACCTCAGCAAACAACAAC GCATGACTGCGGCATCTTTGTGATGAAGTTCCTTCAAACATGGGATGACAGGAAGTTACAAAACATCTCACAG TTCAATTGA
- the LOC120651174 gene encoding uncharacterized protein LOC120651174 isoform X1, whose translation MLGQKGISVFTLKLITIEKKMHVQGTAISRLKKRGGTMSGGVFAQEVSTDYMNMYKMRSITDRVLHSFVNRDLDRRERESSAALAQIEANLLSSGDTSVTQSAGEATQKKRKRTIDLNQVLSDDDNEPILPTDTNSLFGYNSNSSIDAMEQECMRGSNCRADHGRTLCTPVAKHFGMNTDSLASAEDVNG comes from the exons ATGTTAGGTCAAAAAGGCATATCTGTTTTTACATTAAAGTTAATAACTATTGAAAAGAAAATGCATGTGCAGGGCACAGCAATATCCAGATTAAAGAAAAGAGGTGGCACCATGTCTGGCGGCGTATTTGCACAAGAAGTTTCGACAGACTACATGAACATGTACAAGATGCGATCAATCACTGATAGGGTTTTGCAT AGTTTTGTGAATAGAGATCTTGATCGAAGAGAGCGTGAATCTTCTGCAGCCCTTGCGCAAATTGAAGCAAACTTACTGAGCAGTGGAGACACTAGTGTCACACAATCTGCTGGTGAGGCTActcaaaaaaagagaaaaaggacaATTGATTTGAACCAG GTGCTCAGCGATGATGACAATGAACCTATCCTACCTACAGACACCAACTCTCTCTTTGGCTACAACAGCAACAGCTCCATAGATGCCATGGAGCAGGAATGTATGAGAGGTTCTAATTGCAGAGCTGATCATGGAAGGACACTTTGCACACCTGTTGCAAAGCATTTTGGAATGAACACG GACTCATTGGCGTCTGCAGAGGATGTAAATGGTTGA
- the LOC120651174 gene encoding uncharacterized protein LOC120651174 isoform X2 yields the protein MSGGVFAQEVSTDYMNMYKMRSITDRVLHSFVNRDLDRRERESSAALAQIEANLLSSGDTSVTQSAGEATQKKRKRTIDLNQVLSDDDNEPILPTDTNSLFGYNSNSSIDAMEQECMRGSNCRADHGRTLCTPVAKHFGMNTDSLASAEDVNG from the exons ATGTCTGGCGGCGTATTTGCACAAGAAGTTTCGACAGACTACATGAACATGTACAAGATGCGATCAATCACTGATAGGGTTTTGCAT AGTTTTGTGAATAGAGATCTTGATCGAAGAGAGCGTGAATCTTCTGCAGCCCTTGCGCAAATTGAAGCAAACTTACTGAGCAGTGGAGACACTAGTGTCACACAATCTGCTGGTGAGGCTActcaaaaaaagagaaaaaggacaATTGATTTGAACCAG GTGCTCAGCGATGATGACAATGAACCTATCCTACCTACAGACACCAACTCTCTCTTTGGCTACAACAGCAACAGCTCCATAGATGCCATGGAGCAGGAATGTATGAGAGGTTCTAATTGCAGAGCTGATCATGGAAGGACACTTTGCACACCTGTTGCAAAGCATTTTGGAATGAACACG GACTCATTGGCGTCTGCAGAGGATGTAAATGGTTGA